The stretch of DNA CAGGGCTTCCAGCTCAACTCGGGTGGAAGCCACCTGGTCACCGGCAATCGCCCGGCGAAGCTGTGCCAGATCGTCAGCACTTAAGGAGTTCTTACCACTCAGAATTGCACGAACGTCAACCGCTTCCAAAGACTTCAAGGTCGCCTCGCACTTTTTCGCATGTATTACGGCTAATGGCAGAATTACCACGAACACGAAAGAATAAACAATCCGAACTGCTGACTGCAACTCTGACCAAAGAATGCGCGATAGCCAATCAGCAACATTCGGTTGACCATTTGAGAGTTTCCTTCGCCAGAATCGCCTGGAATCAAGCTTCGATCGGGATAAACGCTAAACTGACCGGAAGAAAAGTGGTCAGGTGTATATATTCAGCAAACGCGCGGAATTCAAAAATCCTGTCGAAAGAAGATTGTCTTTCCTAACGTTTCTATTCTCTGGTATCTCGCACTCTTCAAAAACTCCATTTATGGCATGGAACTTGAGTGTTTGAAATTGTTCGTGCTGTTGCTCGGCGGAAGTTTGTTCGTTCACAAAAATGGTGCGGAAAGTTTTATGAAATGTCCTCGATGTAAAACCACAGATGTTTATCGCAGCCGCTCGGCACAAGCGGGCGTGTTGTCGCTCGTGACGACCATGGCTCGCTGCCACAGATGCTGTCATCTCTTCCGAGTGGTCGCGTGGAATCATGTCCCAGACGCTCCGCCTGCCCAGGAAAATCAGCCGCTTCGGAATCGCAGAGCTGCCTGAAGCTTTCGAAGTTGTTGACCTTTATTGTCGATCGCGCTTACAGCAGATCACATCGATCAGTGGTTGAGACTCCCCACTCTCATCGATCAACAACGTTCTGGAAACAAAAAAGCTGCCAAGTCCAGGAACTTGACAGCTTTTGAAATGTCGGTTTGCCACCTTGCTGAAATCAGACGGTGGCTTCACCAGTGGCGACTTCGGCGACTGCCACAGCAGCTTCTTCCGTCTCGACGCGGGATGGTTCGAACTCAAGATGCTTGAGTTCTCCCACTTCTTTGACGATGACTTCCACTCGATTACTCCCCTCAAAAGAGCCTTTGAGTAACTCTTCCGCGAGTGGATCTTCGATGTAGTTCTCGACAGCACGGCGAAGTGGGCGGGCACCGTACTCGGTAGCGTTCCCCTTCTCGACGATAAACTCGCGGGCAGCATCACTCATCACAAGTTCAATATTCTTCTCAGCAAGTCGCTCTCGAACTTTGGAGAGTTCGATATCGACAATCGACTTGAGATGGTCTCGAGTGAGTGGCCGGAAGACAACGAGTTCATCGAGGCGGCCCAGGAATTCGGGCTTGAACTCATGCTCAATTTCGTGCATGAGCCGCTGCTTCATCCGCTCGTAACTCGAATCTTCATCCTGCTTGCCGAAGCCAAAGGTGTTCCCCTGGCTGATGACCTTGGCACCGGCATTGGTCGTCATGATGAAGATCGTATTCTTGAAATCGACCTTGCGACCAAAGCTGTCGGTCAAATGTCCTTCTTCCATAATCTGGAGCAGCATGTTGAAGACATCGGGGTGTGCCTTTTCGATTTCATCGAGCAGGACCACGGCGTAGGGCCGGCGGCGAATTTTTTCGGTGAGCTGGCCACCTTCTTCGTAACCGACATAACCGGGAGGTGCCCCGATCAAGCGGCTCACGTTGTGCTTCTCCATGTACTCAGACATGTCGATCTGCACGAGGGCGTCCTGCTCACCGAACATGAATTCGGCCAGCGTCTTGGCGGTCAAAGTCTTACCGACACCAGTGGGCCCTGCAAACAGGAAGACACCAATCGGTCGCTTGGGGTCTTTGAGTCCCGAGCGACTGCGGCGCACAGCCTTGGCCACCTGTTTAATGGCTTCTTCCTGGCTGACGACCCGCTTATGAAGTTCCGCTTCCATCTGCAGCAGACGAACTGCGTCTTCACTCGAGAGACGTGTCAGTGGAATCCCAGTCATCTTCGAGACAACTTCGGCCACGACTTCCGCATCAACGACGCCATCTGTCTCTTTGGACTTTTCACGCCACTCGCGATTCAGATTTTCTTTTTTCTTTTTGAGCTTGTCAGCCTGATCACGCAGAGCGGCTGCCTTCTCGAAATCCTGATTCGCAACGGCTTCTTCTTTCGCTTGATTGAGCCGTTCGACTTCGTCTTCGAGTTCCTTCAGATCGGGTGGACGCACCATGGATTTCAGCCGAACGCGAGCACCGGCTTCATCAATCACGTCGATAGCCTTATCGGGCAGGCAGCGCGATGTGATGTATCGGTTGGAAAGTTCGACGGCCGAGGCCAGTGCATCGTCGGTAATCTGCACGCGATGGTGCTGCTCGTAGCGATCGCGCAGCCCCTTGAGGATTTCGACGGTCTGAGTCGCACTGGGCGGCTCGACATCCACACGCTGGAAGCGTCGTTCCAGAGCGCCATCCTTCTCGATGTACTTGCGGTACTCATCGAGAGTCGTGGCCCCAATACACTGAAGTTCGCCACGGCTGAGCGCGGGCTTGAGCACGTTGGAAGCGTCGATCGCTCCTTCGGCACCGCCAGCACCCACCAGTGTGTGCAATTCATCGATAAAGAGAATCGTGTTCTTCGCACGCTTCACTTCATTCATGACCGCTTTAATGCGTTCTTCAAACTGACCGCGATATTTCGTCCCTGCGACCATCATGGCGAGGTCGAGAACCACAATCCGCTTGTCGCGGAGAAGTTCGGGGACAGCACCATCCACCACCATCTGGGCAAAGCCTTCGACAATGGCGGTCTTGCCGACACCGGCTTCACCCAGCAGCACAGGGTTGTTCTTCTGACGTCGGCAAAGAATCTGGATGACGCGCTCGATTTCGTTCTCACGGCCAATCACCGGATCGAGTTTCGATTGACGCGCGAGTTCGGTCAGATCGCGGCCAAAGCTGTCGAGTGCTGGTGTTTTGCTCTTCGAGCCTTTGCCAGAGGTCGAGCCACCCGTTGAAGAGCCTGCTCCAGCCGTCGCGGGATTGCCGCGTTCGCTGGTCCCTTCGCTGCCTTCAATGCCATGGCCCAGAAGATTCAGCACTTCTTCGCGGACATCTTCCAGCTTGAGCCCGAGATTCATGAGCACTTGAGCAGCAACACCTTCCTGCTCGCGGATGAGACCCAGCAGCAGGTGTTCGGTTCCCACATAGTTATGGTTGAGGTTGCGCGCCTCTTCCATGGCGTACTCGATGACCTTTTTGGCACGAGGTGTCTGGGGAAGCTTCCCCATGGTGACGAGTTCGGGGCCGCTCTGGACGATCTTTTCAACTTCGAGCCGGATCTTGCGAAGATCGACATCGAGATTTTTCAGAACGTTTGCCGCAACACCCGACCCTTCCTTGACCAAGCCGAGAAGGATGTGTTCAGTCCCGATGTATTCGTGATTGAACCGCTGAGCTTCCTGATTGGCAAGCTGCATGACTTTTCGAGCGCGATCCGTAAAACGTTCGTACACAGCGATTCTCCGATAGTGGAGGGTAGGTCTCCAGTGTCACGTGGCCAGAACTGGCAACCTGCAAGTCGCCTGCGAATGCAGGCTGGCAGACAAGTTATACCTTTTTCTGCGACCACTCATAACGATTCCATTCATAATTCAGCAGTTTGCATGCCATGAATCGTGGTTGGGAGTCGTTCTGACGTGTTTTTGATTCTAGTGGTGGCCAGTGAGTCAGACAAGCTAGACCTTGCCGGTTGTTGAACGACGGAAGTGTAATGCCGATTTTGATATAAGACTGTTTTCGGCTGGGTGTGCACTGATTGCTCGGGAGAGTCTTCGCCTGGATTTGCAGAAACGATTCTCCTCCTCTGAAAAATTGTTTCGATAATTCCCGAATTCCAAATGTCCAAACCGAAGGGCTTCTGCCTGCCATGGAACACTTTCTGACAGCCGCTGCCCTGCGTGTCATCGAAGCGGCTCGCGGTCTGACTGATGCAACGGTTATGGCGCCCGTGACGCCCGAGGTCTTTTCGCCACACGCCTCAACGGCCCGGTTAGACAGTGACCAGGTGGTGGAAGCGGCTTTGTTCTGGGCACTTCTGGAAGAAGAATCCGTCGCCCATTTGAGGATGATCGAACAGGGGCTTGAAATTGATGACCTGCGTCAACGCATGGAGCGTTTTCTCCCCAGCCTGCCATTTTCCGCCAGTGATGAGACAGATCTGCAGTCTTCGCTCTCGACCTCTTTTGACCGCATGATCCGCCAGGCCCGCCACGAAGCCCACAAAGTTTCGCGGTCGGAAGTGGGGACTGAGCATCTGCTGAGAGCACTGTTTGAAACGAATGGCTGGCTGACGGCGTGGCTCGCTCAGGAACAGATCGCACTGGCGAAACCTGTCGAGGAAATCTCTGGGCCCGCCACTTCTGCCAGCGGGGCACCTCTTGAACACGAAGAAATTTTGTTACCGGAAACCGCACCGCCTGAGAATCTAACAGCGGTGTATCGTCTGCTCGATGCTTCCGGTAATCGAGCCCGTGAGGGATTGCGGGTCATCGAAGATGCTGTCCGCATGGTGCGAAATGATGGCTGGTTCTCTCGTGAACTCAAAGAACTCCGGCATCGGCTGACCACCGCTCTACGCATGCTCCCCGAAGAGGCTCTGCTCGCCAGTCGAGATACCCCCAATGATGTCGGCACGCAGATCACGACGATGTCCGAAACCACGCGAGGTTCTGCCAACGATGTCATTGCGGCGGCTTTCAAACGTCTGCAGGAATCGCTGCGGTCGCTCGAAGAATACGGCAAAATCATCAATGGTTATTTTGCTTCGCGGATCGAAGCGATTCGCTATCAGTCTTACACGCTCGAAAAGGCTGTGCGAATCGGGCAGTTCTCACAGAAAACACTCGAAGGACGGGTGCTCTATTTATTACTGAGCGAAAAACTATGCCAGCGTCCGGTGGGTCAAACTTTGCGGGAAGCATTACGTGCCGGTGTGGGGATTGTGCAAATCCGCGAGAAATCGATGTCGGATCGCCGCCTGCTCGATCATGCCCGGCTCGTTCTGGATCTGGCCCATGAATACGATGCCCTTGTGATAATGAATGATCGACCGGACTTGGCCGCCCTGACTCAAGCCGATGGTATCCACGTCGGGCAGGACGAACTGACCATCGCCCAGGTGCGTCAGATTACGGGGCCGAGGCCACTGGTGGGAGTATCGACACATTCTCTCCAGCAGGCAGAAGCGGCAGTGATTGAAGGGGCGAGCTATATCGGCGTGGGCCCGACCTTTCCGACGACGACCAAAGAGTTTGCCGAGTATGCAGGGCTGGAATATGTGCGTGAAGTGGCCCGGGAGATCGCACTCCCGGCGTATGCCATTGGCGGTATCACCACTGAAAATGCTGCCGAAGTAGTCGCCGCCGGTGCCACCCGCCTCGCCGTCTCCAGCGCCATCTGCTCAGCCAATGAACCCTACGATGCAGCACGCCATTTGATGGAGATTTTGAATGGTGCATAGGCTCGAAATTGGTCATTCTAATGGAGAGGTTCATCGCACTTGAGATGATTGCGGTGTCGCATCGCTTGATTTGTATCACTTCGATATGACTTCATTGCGATGATCTTTGACGTGAAATGTTCTAACCCTAACAAGCCACTAGATTGAGATCGTTTCCTTTCGGAATTCGGTGGTCGAGTATCTGTTCGTCGGCAGGAGGATTTGACGGTGGGGATGGATTTCGTCGCCCTTATACGCTACAGCCGGTCCCGCGAGGTGGTTCGGGCGATCAACCGTCTTGAAAACCAGACTGCCCCACTCTCCGCCGAGGTAAGGTCGCTTTGGCGGGAGTACGAATTCTTTGAGTTTGACTGGGGACGGGCGTGCTGGGTGGCGCCCGACAACGGCCGGCAGGTAAAGCGGCCCCGCGGCCCGGATTTGTCGGTAGCTCTGCGGACGGTTGACGGCTTCTTTCTCACATTCGGTCAGGGCGTGTGCTGCGTCTATCATCCGCTCCGGTGGCGGTTTTTCCTCACCGAACCGCGATGGCAGGCCGCTATGCTCGGTGCGTGCGAGTCGCTGGCCGATCTCCTGCAGTCGCAGGACGTGGCGGTGATGAGCGACTTTCACCCGTCGTATGCGGCGTTCTTCGATGGGGCCGGGTTCGACGTCTGTCTGTCGGCTGCTGTCGGCCAGGACGCGGAGGTTGGTACGATCCACGAATTGTATGAAGAGCCGGAACCGCACTCCTGGGATTCACACGGGTTCTGGCGGCTGCGATCTTTAGAGCCGAGTCGCTCCAAACCAAGTGCTCGTGAACATGGGCTTTAGGCTGTGTCATAATGCCACAAACAACAGACCCGACAGTGTGGCCCAGACGTGGCTTTGAACGTCTGAGTGACGAAGTCACAAGAAGGAATTGTGTGAAACGCGGCAATTCCGACAAAACTCAGGTGGCCCCTGTAGAAACCAGAAGGTTAACCGGGGTCACAGTGTGAATTCCCCCATAGGCGTCAGGAGTTTCGAAGTCATCACTTCAGTTGAAGTCGAATGACCACCGGAACGACACTTCCCATAGATTCATGATCACATCAACGCAAGAATACATTCGTCGTCGATGTTCAGCGATGAGCTGAAGTACGATTGATGGGCGGATGAGAGACTGCGGGAGGCGTGCATCATGAACGGGCTGGTGTACCATGTGGTGAGCGGGCAGGCCTTCTTTTCTGGGATGGCCTTGTTGCTTGCCAGCTTCGCGCTCGCACAGGCATCTCGCAAAGCCTGGAAGCGATGGTGGGGGCTTGCCTTTGTGATGGGGCTGATTCTGATCGCCGCTTCGTCGATTGCGATTCCCCTCTGGCTGCTGGTGATCGCGGGGATGGCCACACTGGTCTGGCTGTATTTACTTATGCGGGCTGACTCATCCCGGCAGAGTGTAGCCGCCATGATGGCCGCCATCTTCTGGTTGGCTGTTGCGATCGGAGAGTTGCCGTATCTGTTGATTCCTGCACTTCAGCCTGTGGCAAATCGCGGCCTGGCGGTGATTGGAGATTCCGTCACTGCGGGGATGGGTGGTGAAGATCGATTCGAAACGTGGCCGGCGATCATCGCCAGAAAACATCAACTGCAGGTCCAGGATCTCTCGCATGTCGGCGAGACAGCGGGGTCGGCACTCAAACGGATCCGGAATCTGGAGATTCAGGCTCCCGTCGTGATGGTCGAGATTGGGGGCAACGATATCCTCGGCTCCACCAGTTCACAGCAATTCGCAACAGATCTGGATGCGCTGCTCAACCGGCTGAGTGCACCCGGGCGGCAGATCGTGATGTTCGAATTGCCCCTGCCGCCGCTCTATCATGAATTTGGACGCGTTCAGCGAACTCTGGCACAAAAGTACCGCGTCCATTTGATTCCACGGAGAATATTCCTATCGCTGCTCGCAGATCAGGGGGCCACACTGGATAGCATCCACCTTTCACAGGCGGGGCATCAACAGATGGCCGAAAGCGTGTGGCAACTGGTGCAGACTGCATACGTCAATGCAACCAGCGAGTCGCCAGCAGAGAAACCAGCAATGAATCACACAGAGAAATTGCCCGATGAGGATTCGAACCTCAACCAAGTGATCCAGAGTCACTCGTGCTACCATTACACCATCAGGCAGTGGCGGAGTTCGCCAAATGCGGAGTCGTCTCGTTGTCTCAAGAGTTCACTGAACTGGCAGGAAACATCCGTTGAACTTGAAGATCATCACTCCGTCGGGAGGGAGTATAGCCACGGATGGCGAACAGCTAAAGTCAAACTGGGCGATTTTCTTGTTCAGGCTGGGCCGAATCTCGGGGATCGAATTTCATCTGCCCGGTCGTCCACGACGCTCCTGATGGAACCTCGATCGAGCTGAAAATCAGATCTTGAATTCTGAAATGACAGTTGTCCTCAGAAATTCGGGCGAGAGATTGTCAAAATGACAAGATTCTTCGTGAGTTCCGCGGGTCGGCATCGATCTTTCACAAGTCATTGGTCGTCTCATTCGCTGGAAAATCGATGTTCGATGAGAACCACTGGAGCAAAGTGGGAGTACGGGTGGATTTCTCCCCAGATTTTCAGGGTTGAGAAGATCAACCAGCCGGGATTTCTCATTCTGATCTCTCGCTGCGGATTTCGAAGCCGGCTGAGGTTTTGAAAAAAATACACGACAATCCGGCAAACGTTGCAAGTTTTTCAATAAGAAATGTCAAAGCGGGTAGGCTGGGTGGTATTTGTTGTCAGCTTTGCAACGAATCAAGTTTTGGCACGGGTTCTGCTTAAGTAATTCTTTCGCTGCGGGCTGTGGGGACGGCTTGCAACACGAACGGTAGAGACAGGCCACGAATCGCTGAGACCAACGGCTCAGCAAAGTCTTCGGACGAATTCGAGTGCCATGGGAAAGAGGGACGATCAGCGGCTTCGGGCCAATGATCGGAAATCGCAAGGCCGTCGTCAGCCAGGGGGGCTCACGACGGCCTTGATGTTTTCTATGACAGGTTTTTGTCAGGAAGAGCTGACAAGTTTCGTGGGAAACGACAGATCTGCGTTAGTTGCAAAAACATGCTTGCCCAGAGCTGCAAGCATGGCACGCGACACACTTCTGGAGAAAACCTGTCAGCGGATTGAACTCTCTCGGTTAAGGATTCGAGTTTCCGGGAGAGATCTGCACACCATTGGAACTGGCGTCACTCGCCGCATTGGGATTGCCGGCGGTATCTCCCTGGGGTTGCTTTAACCGAACCAGAAGGCACTGTTCGGTCTTGTCTTTGCCAAGATGAACCAGAGCCGGTGCTTCGTCTTTGGTCAGATTGTAAAGTCCGGTTTCGTATACCGTGTTGGTGTCAGAACCGACGGTAAACGCCACCTTTTGGGTCTGCATATCGACAGCACCAGAAATGGGGAGCGTTTTGTTCGTGCTGGAATCGACCCAGTTTCCTCGGATGATACCCGCCTTGTTCACAGCCAGTTGAACTGAAGTTGTCGAATTGGTCTGCCCACTCATCGAGAGCAGAAAGACACCCAGAGGAAGCCAATCGCCCTGATTTGTGACTGGGAGTTGATTCCCTGTATTTGCCAGGTTCGTGGCCTGATTGTAGTAATCCGCCGAGGTTCCCATGTCCTGATTATTCACATAGACCTGCCCACCCTGGTAGACAACGTTGTTGCCATAATCGTAGTAGACGGGGGGCACACCGTAAAACCCGCAATATGGAGCTGCCAGGCCCCAGGTGGCAGTATTCCATGCGGTACCAGCAGCCCAACCTGCGGCAGCCCAAGCTCCTGGATGATTCCCGTACCAGCCAGAGCCGTAATAGTTGTAGTTATTGAAGTTATTGCGGCATCCATAGGCCGTGGTATATCGACCAGTGGCCGACATGGGGGTATAGCCCGAGGCAAAGCGACCTGCAGCAACACCGTTGGGCCCTGCAACAACCCCGCGACCGGCTACGGCCCCATCGGGTCCGCGAACTTCTTCGCCAGCTGCCACTCGGCCATTTGGGCCCACTGCGGCTCCACGTGCGGCTTCAGTACCACCGGGACCCCGGACTGCTCCCCCTGCAGCTACGCCACCATTGGGGCCGACGGCAATGCCCTGGCCCGCTGCACCACCATTGGCACCTTCAACACCTCGGCCAGCGACCATTCCGCCGTTGGCTCCCTCGACTGCTCCACGGCCATATGTATTACCACCCGGCCCGGTCACTGTGGTGCCACTCGCCGTTGTTCCACGAGGACCTTCATATGACCCATGATTGACATCAGCATTGCTGCCAAAACCGCCAGAGGAACTCAGTCCATGCATTCCGTCATCGGAAGGAAGTCCGAGGAAACTGTTCAGTGAGCTGCGGCTCGGGGCATTCCCATAGTTACCGAGATCACCTCGATTGAAGGAATCACCACCGAAGTTACTACGGTCGAAGCTGCCACCACCAAGACCCTGGCTACCAAAGTTGCCGCGATCAAAGCTACCGCCGCCAAGACCTTGGCCGCCCATGTTGCTACGATCACCTCCACTACCACCGAAGTTCTGGCCGCCCATTCCGCCACGGTCAAAGCCACCGCTTCCGCCGAAGCTTCCTCCGCCACCTGATCCGCTCCGGTCAAAGCCACCACCGCCGCCGAAGCTACCGCCCCCACCACCAAAACTTCCACCTCCGCGGTCAAATCCACCGCCCCCAAAACTGCCACCACCACCGCCACGGTCAAATCCACCGCCACCGCCACCGCCACCGCCAAACCCCCCGCCACCGCGGGATCCACCACCACCGCCGCCACCAAAGCCACGAGCGTGGCATTCATCCGCGACCGTCGCGCCGACTAAGGCTGCGACGAGACAAACCCAACTGTATCGAATCATGTTAAGTTCCTTGAATCAGGCCTTTTGCCTGGAGATAAGCTATCGGTACTATTCAGATCTGGTTCAAAAGTCACTCGAATGTCTATTTGCCTGGAGCAGGCTGACGCTTGAGGATGATTTCCGGCGTATCTGCCAAGGGAACGTCGCCAATGCGGCGTTCAATCGATTTCCA from Planctopirus ephydatiae encodes:
- a CDS encoding ATP-dependent Clp protease ATP-binding subunit, giving the protein MYERFTDRARKVMQLANQEAQRFNHEYIGTEHILLGLVKEGSGVAANVLKNLDVDLRKIRLEVEKIVQSGPELVTMGKLPQTPRAKKVIEYAMEEARNLNHNYVGTEHLLLGLIREQEGVAAQVLMNLGLKLEDVREEVLNLLGHGIEGSEGTSERGNPATAGAGSSTGGSTSGKGSKSKTPALDSFGRDLTELARQSKLDPVIGRENEIERVIQILCRRQKNNPVLLGEAGVGKTAIVEGFAQMVVDGAVPELLRDKRIVVLDLAMMVAGTKYRGQFEERIKAVMNEVKRAKNTILFIDELHTLVGAGGAEGAIDASNVLKPALSRGELQCIGATTLDEYRKYIEKDGALERRFQRVDVEPPSATQTVEILKGLRDRYEQHHRVQITDDALASAVELSNRYITSRCLPDKAIDVIDEAGARVRLKSMVRPPDLKELEDEVERLNQAKEEAVANQDFEKAAALRDQADKLKKKKENLNREWREKSKETDGVVDAEVVAEVVSKMTGIPLTRLSSEDAVRLLQMEAELHKRVVSQEEAIKQVAKAVRRSRSGLKDPKRPIGVFLFAGPTGVGKTLTAKTLAEFMFGEQDALVQIDMSEYMEKHNVSRLIGAPPGYVGYEEGGQLTEKIRRRPYAVVLLDEIEKAHPDVFNMLLQIMEEGHLTDSFGRKVDFKNTIFIMTTNAGAKVISQGNTFGFGKQDEDSSYERMKQRLMHEIEHEFKPEFLGRLDELVVFRPLTRDHLKSIVDIELSKVRERLAEKNIELVMSDAAREFIVEKGNATEYGARPLRRAVENYIEDPLAEELLKGSFEGSNRVEVIVKEVGELKHLEFEPSRVETEEAAVAVAEVATGEATV
- a CDS encoding thiamine phosphate synthase is translated as MEHFLTAAALRVIEAARGLTDATVMAPVTPEVFSPHASTARLDSDQVVEAALFWALLEEESVAHLRMIEQGLEIDDLRQRMERFLPSLPFSASDETDLQSSLSTSFDRMIRQARHEAHKVSRSEVGTEHLLRALFETNGWLTAWLAQEQIALAKPVEEISGPATSASGAPLEHEEILLPETAPPENLTAVYRLLDASGNRAREGLRVIEDAVRMVRNDGWFSRELKELRHRLTTALRMLPEEALLASRDTPNDVGTQITTMSETTRGSANDVIAAAFKRLQESLRSLEEYGKIINGYFASRIEAIRYQSYTLEKAVRIGQFSQKTLEGRVLYLLLSEKLCQRPVGQTLREALRAGVGIVQIREKSMSDRRLLDHARLVLDLAHEYDALVIMNDRPDLAALTQADGIHVGQDELTIAQVRQITGPRPLVGVSTHSLQQAEAAVIEGASYIGVGPTFPTTTKEFAEYAGLEYVREVAREIALPAYAIGGITTENAAEVVAAGATRLAVSSAICSANEPYDAARHLMEILNGA
- a CDS encoding protocadherin, giving the protein MIRYSWVCLVAALVGATVADECHARGFGGGGGGGSRGGGGFGGGGGGGGGFDRGGGGGSFGGGGFDRGGGSFGGGGGSFGGGGGFDRSGSGGGGSFGGSGGFDRGGMGGQNFGGSGGDRSNMGGQGLGGGSFDRGNFGSQGLGGGSFDRSNFGGDSFNRGDLGNYGNAPSRSSLNSFLGLPSDDGMHGLSSSGGFGSNADVNHGSYEGPRGTTASGTTVTGPGGNTYGRGAVEGANGGMVAGRGVEGANGGAAGQGIAVGPNGGVAAGGAVRGPGGTEAARGAAVGPNGRVAAGEEVRGPDGAVAGRGVVAGPNGVAAGRFASGYTPMSATGRYTTAYGCRNNFNNYNYYGSGWYGNHPGAWAAAGWAAGTAWNTATWGLAAPYCGFYGVPPVYYDYGNNVVYQGGQVYVNNQDMGTSADYYNQATNLANTGNQLPVTNQGDWLPLGVFLLSMSGQTNSTTSVQLAVNKAGIIRGNWVDSSTNKTLPISGAVDMQTQKVAFTVGSDTNTVYETGLYNLTKDEAPALVHLGKDKTEQCLLVRLKQPQGDTAGNPNAASDASSNGVQISPGNSNP